One Trichomycterus rosablanca isolate fTriRos1 unplaced genomic scaffold, fTriRos1.hap1 scaffold_304, whole genome shotgun sequence genomic window, CtagtacctacctacctgtctatgGACAAACTTAACTGCCTTACTACCTACCTGTCTGGTGCAACGTTAGTTTTTAATCACTGGGGCTTATTACATCTTTTCCCAGATAGATGACTCACGTTAGCTGGCTTGGTTGTGATATTtgatttactatttattattatttttttttttaatccgaAACCTAACTCAAGATCTgaactttttttctttcagtcaCTTTTGGTCTCCCTTCGTTCCTCCTTCAGTTCATCTCTCTATAGTCCCTCTAATGTAAATCTGTGTTGATTTATTTGCAGGACGCATTAGGATTGTCTTTCCGCCAGTCTGCGAGATATCATATATTCTCTCCCGTGGCAGGATACAGATTTCATTACAGCTTTCCAACGTGACTCATGCGAGGCTTGGCGGCTCCGTCTGCCCTCCCCTCTATTAACCGCGCCGGTCTTGGAGCTGAAAGACGATATGGCTCTCATCATACATGCAGAACGAGGTTTCTCCCCTGCCGCTCCCCTGTCAATTAACCCAGCGACGGTGCTAATTGATGTGATGCGATGCTGCCTGTTTTGCATTCCCTTATCAATTGAATTATCAACAGAAAGTCTCGGGAGGCGTCTCCGGGCTAGGCGGCCTTGTGCTAGTCAAGATGTATAGAAgtaataaagcaaataacatTATATGGGAGTGAGGAGGTGCGTTGGGGCTTGTGAAGTGTATACAGTTTGTTTTGGGTAATCAAAAGTAATTATGTGTATCATCATTACCTAAATAATTTATACTTATCTATAATAACatagggtagcactgtcgcctcacagcaagaaggtcctgggttcagggCAGACTGGGTCCTTTCGGtgcggagtttgcgtgttctccccgtgggtttcctccgggagctccggtttcctcccacagtccaaaaacatgcagtcaggttaattggagacactcaattgccctatagatgaatgggtgtgtgtaagcCTGGGATAGGATCCAGCACCCCTCTGcgacactttgtagttctacaattactgactgaagtctgtttgtttctctgcatactgttttagcccgctttcaccctgttcttcaatggtcaggacccccacaggaccactacagagcaggtattatttaagtggtggatcattctcagcactgcactgacactgacatggtggtggtgtgttagtgtgtgttgtgctggtatgagtggattaaataccgtgtccactcactgtccactctattagacactcctacctagtcggtccaccttgtaaatgtaaagtcagaggcgatcgatcatccattgctgctgtttgagtcggtcatcttctagaccttcatcagtggtcacaggacatgtttttggttggtggactactactgtctgatccactcataccagcacaacacaccaccaccatgtcattgtaactgcagtgctgagaatgatccaccacccaaataatacctgctctgtagtggtcctgtgggggtcctgaccattgaaaaaaagcatgaacgggggctaacaaagcatgtagaactacaaagtgcttctatatggtaagtggagctaataaaatggacaatgagtgtagaaacagaaaATGCGTTCACTCCGCTCAGATAACCGATGGCTAGTAACCCAGTGCAGAaactcacatttatttatttatagatgtATTTGCTCTGAAAGTTTGTTTCTTTCAGCTCGGGAATTGAAAATCGAATGCAGAACATCAAACTTTGATCCGAGCTAATGCATAATCCACTGCTTTCATTATATCCTCCTCCGCTCTGCAGATGTTTTACCTTCCTCGCTCTCACCTGCCGTCGCTCCTCGGGTCTGCGCTTCCATCCGTACAGCGAGGCCACAGGGGCGAGTTGAAAGCCACGCTCGGTCTCGGGTGGGAATATTCAGGATCGCTCCTTCGCCACCCAGGGCGGGAGAGCGAGCGCGCGCTCCTTTATGTTTAATTGGCAGGAAGATCTAGGACCTCTAGAGCGCCGGGTTAGCGTCTGAGagacaaaatacatataaatgaaTAGAACAATTAATAGTTCATTAGCAGACCTTGACTTGAAGTcggagccccccccccccccccccccacggcGCACACAGAGCCCGGAGGAAGAGGAAGGCTTATTACAGACTCtcgtttgtgtgtttttctcaCACCTTACGAGTGGGAAGTGGCGTAGGGTTCAGCGAGGTCAGCCTGTTAATTTTCTCGGGCTTATTGTTGCCGTGCTCTgttattagtttgtttattttaaaaggagAAAACCTAAATGCTTTCCGGCTCTGCGGGTTTGTTTAGCTCCGCCGCTCGCGCCATGACAAAAGGCCGGCGTATTAAACGGAGAAAGGTAAATTATGCTCGCTGGGACCTACGCGGAGGGCTTTTGAAACCTAAATTAGGGTTTAACCACACTTAAAAAGCCGCCTAACAAGGTAAACACACGTACACAAAGGGCCGGAGCTATACAATGTCCTTGcatgagtaaaagtacaaatactCAACCGGGGTTTGAATTATGGTGGGAATTGAAGGGCCTGACTCtcctaattatatatataccgatcagccatgacatttaaaccacctccttgtttctacactcactgtacattttatcagctccacttaccatatagaagcacaattactgactgtagtccatctgtttctttacatgctttgttagccccctttcatgcgattctttaatggtcaggaccaccacagagcaggtattatttaggtggtggatcattctcagcactgcagtgacactgacatggtggtggtgtgttagtgtgtgttgggctggaATGCCGATGGAGCTTttcaacacctcactgtgactgctggactgagaatagtccacaaaccaaaaacacccagccaacagcgccccgtgggcagcgtcctgtgaccactgatgaaggtctagaagatgaccgtctcaaacatctacaaagtgaagcaaataggtaggagtgtctaatagagtggacagtgaatggacatggtatttaaaaactccagcagcactgctgtgtctgatccactcataccggcacaacacacactaacagatctgcagttctgagaatgatccaccacctgaataatacctgctctgtagtggtcctgatcattgaagaacagcaggactacagtcagtaattgcagatctacaaagtgcttctatatatgtAATATCAAATTTAACATTAGTTCATAACATTATGCCGGAACAATGATCGGCTTGTCAGAgggctggctaattgatggcatcTACACAGGGACGGGGGAttatggggatcagtgcgtgactctttgTGTGCAATACGGATCCACGTATGAACCACCTagtgcaggggaaaagaagtggtcgggtACTGTACGTGAGTCGGAGAAGAAAGGGAGTGTGTTAGTTATGTCCCTCATGAGTCAGGAGCAGCAGTAAAGCCGAAATACgttcgggtaattggatatgacgaAACGACTGTCGGATTTGGAGGAGAGATCTTTGTCGGTATGGGACTTCTGAATGGCATCAGTTAACGTTTCGTCAGCTAGCTGCCAGACGTCAAGAGACAAAGCAAAGCTGTCATGAAGTACGTCTCATTAAGAGACACGGAGCGAGATCCCAAAGCGTGAGACTTAAAaatgcttattttattattttttatatataaatatgtatatatacatatatataagaTGTATATATACATCTTTATCATCGTACATCGTTACCAGACtaataattacactttttatacTATTTATAATTACACTTTTCAcactatttatatatgtatatatatatatgtaagtgTAATTATTAGTCTGGTAACGATGTACGATATGATAAAGATGTTTATCTGTGAATAGCGCATGTGCTTTTTGTCCTGAGCTCACCGCGCCAGCTTTGTCTGTTCAATTCCCGGGtcccagtgtttccaattaaataTGTGGTAAGTTTAATCGCGTCGGCGCGTGACGGGGCTTTATCAGATCCCCCTCCTGTGTGATTACAGCTGTCGTTCATGGCACTACGTCTCGCATCACTACAGCTCTCCGTCTTCAGCACCTTGTTTATTTACCGGTTTTGCCCCCAGGTTACAGCGACATTTAAGTGTTTTAAGACCTCCCCGGTTCCTCTGCGTCTCTCAGATCTTCCAGGGCTTGTTAGCGGTCTTTTACAACCTGGGAGACGGAGACTTTAACCTCACCATGCTGTCTCATCGACTGGACAACGGCGAGTGGCACGAAGTTCACCTGGAGCGTCACGATAACGAGGTGACCCTGCGCGTGGACGGCGGGGGCGGACGCCGAGAGATCACGGGAGCGCCGGGACACAGCCGAGAGATCGTCGTCGACCCGTCGCTGGTGATGCTGGGGAACGCTTTTCCCTCCGGGCACAACAAAAGCTTTCAAGGTACAGTACGGGTGCATTGTGGACACACCAAGTTTAGATAATCTAAGGCAGTGGTTCTTAACTGGAGGGCCCGAGAGCCAATAGTGGGCCTCAGTGAAACAAAAAAGTTTAATTGTAAACTGGGCCTTTGAGAATGGGCACTTCTTTGTGTTGGGCTAAAGTGGGATTCAGTTGTTGATGTAGATCCTTACCTTATGTCATCCTTGCTGAAAGCCCAGGGGGGTCTAGGATAAAAGAAGGTTGAAAATCGCACCTCTGTGGTCACGTGCTGGCCTCTGACATTTACAGTGCCAAAGCGTTTAGCTCCTATTAGCTactattttttgtatatatacagttttCACACacttaccaaatacatacttgcatacacacaatcacatatctcACCAAAAGTAATTACCCTTGAATATTTCCCATTCTGTGATACCTGCCGAATACCTCTTTCTATTAACACATACTGACTGAATGTACTAAATACTCATAGGACCGAcaatcactgcagtgacactgacatggtggtggtgtgttagtgtgtgttgtgctggactgagtggatcaggcacacactcggagacgatcgctcatctatcgctgctgtttgagtcggtcatcttctagaccttcatcagtggtcacaggacgctgcgcacggggcgctgttggctggatatttttggttggtggactattctcagtccagcataccagcacaacacacactaacacaccaccaccatgtccgtgtcagtcaagtgctgagaatgatccaccacctaaataataactgctctgtagtggtcgagaaactgtagagaaacagatgaactacagtcagtaattgtagaactacaaagtgcttctatatggtaagtggagctgataaaatggacagtgagtgtagaaacaggtggttttaatgttatggcgccGTGGGAgtaataaatacacataaatgAGGTAGCACCGTTCCACtgtgaagtacggtggtggtAGCGTTTATTAAAGGTACTTTTTAGAAGCAGAGACCGGCAATTGTTAGTACTGCTAAAAAATGAATCTACATTAAATTTAATTAGACATCAAAACTTATAAACAAACTGTCTGAGCTGAtccatattaatatataatttacgATTATACACCGACGTTCTCGTTAATATCCAACGACGACTGATGTTTGATCATGTGATATCTTATCATCCATGCTGCTGTCACCTACTTCCAACCCGTAATGACTGATGTCATCTAgcatcaggtggcgcagcggtaaaaacacacgctgcaaccagggctgggctctcgaatacatcgtatcgaacgattggccggttgttcaggtgggcgggGACTAAGCCGGacatgggtctctctctgtcagaccggtgcatttacgacctctgatggccgattagaggcgcctgcacggagatgaggatggggtgctctcagggtgtgtctctccgcacacaacgctaggtggcacaacacccGTCAATGTGcgggtgatgagatgcatgcgACTCGCTGCCCACGCGTCGGAGCCAAATCGTGTTACCTTCGTGTTACAAGCGCTGAAATGAAAGCAGATCTGGGGAGCGGACGTATTAATATCGATACCCGGCTCAGGTTTCCGACATCAGGCCGCGAAAAATGTGCACCGCATTATATATTCATACTTTAATCCTTTTCTCCTGTCGGATTACGCTCTATTGTGTCGGCAGGAATAAAAGATTAGTAGAAGTAGAagcgattaattaattaataataggtAGTAGTGGTACAAATGCAGTTTCGGTGTACCGAGAGAGTATGAGCTCACTGAACGGCGGGGATGAAACAAACATCGTTAGATGGGAGGGAATGACACAACATGAAGAATATTAAGAGGTTCCCTTAGGCCCAAAATATCCtcgggcaggaatacacccggTGTGTCTATTTGTTAGAAGGACTTCAAAAGCTGAGTTTTAGAAATGCTTGGACGCGTTAGCATTTGCACTGTAGTGATACAAAGGAGCCACTTTAGCTTACTGCTAATcctttaactgtgtgtgtgtgtgtgtgtgttaaatccacctccttgtctctacactcactgtccattttatcagctttgcacttgtcgttctacaattactgactgtagtccatctgtttctctgcttgcttcgttagccccctttcatgctacagagcaggtattatttaggtggtggatcattctcagcactgcagtgacactgacatatggtggtggtgtgttagtgtgtgttgtgctggactgagaatagtccaccaaccaaaaacatccagccaactgcgccccgtgggcagcgtcctgtgacctctgatgaaggtctagaagatgaccgacttaaacagcagcaatagatgatagcgatcatctctgactttacatctacaaggtggaccgccTAGGTAGGAGTCGctaacagagtggacactgagtggacacggtatttaatccactcacaccagcacaacacacactaacacaccaccaccatcagtggtcagtgtcactgcagtcctgagaatcatccaccacctaaataatacctgctctgtggtggtcctgtgggggtcctgaccattgaagaacagggtgaaagcaggttaaaaaagtatgtagagaaccagatggactacagtcagtaattgtagaactacaaagtgcttctatatggtaagtggagctgataaaatggaccgtgagtgtagaaacaaggaggtggttttaatgttatgcataTTTTAAGATTATTGTGATCTTAaaaagagctgttttacatatTCTTACACCCCCTgctttgctctgtgtgtgttgcaggatgCATGAGGGACCTGAGGCTGAACAATCGACCCATGCCGTTGGACTCTCAGCCTAAAGACGGTGTGTTGGTCCTGAGCTCGGTGGGAGTGACGCTCGGCTGTTCTTCGGATTCCTGCAGGAGGAACCAGTGTAGCCCCCCGTTCACCTGTGTCGACCTGTGGAGGATCCATGagtgcaggtacacacactctgtgtcttgTGGAATCGTGTATGTTGACCTGAACTGTGGGTCaaaaatgtgtatatgtatacactgatcagtcataacattctacactcactgttcattttatcagctccacttaccatatagaagcactttgtagttctacaattactgactgtagtccatctgtttctctgcatgctttgttagacccctttcatgctgttcttcaatggtcaggacccccacaggaccaccacagagcaggcactatttgggtgatggatcattctcagcactgcagtgacactgacatggtggtggtgtgttagtgtgtgttgtgctggaatgctgatggagtttttaaacacctcactgtcactgctggactgagaaaagtccaccaaccaaaaataaccagccaacagcgcgccgtgggcagcatcctgtgaccaccgatgaaggtctagaagatgaccgactcaaacagcagcgatagatgagcgaggtggatcaactaggtatgagtgtctaatagagtggacagtgagtggacacggtatttaaaaactccagtagcactgctgtgtctgatccactcataccagcacaacatacactaacacaccaccaccatgtcagtgtcactgcagtgctgagaatgatccaccacctacataatacctactctgtagtggtcctgtgggggtcctgaccattgaagaacaggttaaaaagatggactacagtcagtaattgtagaactacaaagtgcttctatatggtaagtggagctataAACCTGGCAGTATCGCACTGTAAGGACCCCACCATGCTTCTTCTACCAGTTAAAGTTAAATggcgtgtgtgtatgtttgcatgGTTCGTAGGTGGATGCGTGTGTGTCCACGTTcggcaaacacacaccacacgaAGGGCCGGGGGCTACTCGCTTATCTGCTGGAATTCCgtattcacttttttttatcaaacccagcaggggccgcagacCGAGCGAGTCCCATTTCTGTGTATGTGGggtcgtgtgtgtttgtgttcattttaaagaggcGTATCTGTATTTAGCCACGCGTTcactaaatatatttatatttttcaccGCTCCATCTGCTGTATAGAGATtatagcagtgtgtgtgtgtgtacgggtcCTAAATCCAGACCTCCGGTACTATCTGGGTGAATTAGACACAGCCTGCAGATTTAGGTCCTGTGCATTATTCGATTGTCAGAATCATTCGCATGCGGATCATGACGTTTAAAGATGGGATATATTTAGTTTTATCTCCTTTAGGGAATTACGTTTGTGATCAGTGTTGGCATGTGGAAGTGTAGCGGGTATACTCTTCGTATGTCTGTTACCGTCGGTGCTGAGagttatttagcagatgcttttatctattTATGACTGAATTCAGTTTAAGCAAAcgggttaagggcattgctcaggggtccaacagtggcaacttggtaacattttaatgtctagtCTAGTCCCTTAACCgccaagctaccactgtcccttagcTGGCATTcacggtccattttatcagctccacttaccatataggagcactttgcagttctacaattactgactgtagtccatctgtttctctgcatacttttttaacctgctatcaccctgttcttcaacggtcaggacccccacaggaggtattatttaggtggtggatgattctcaggactgcagtgacactgacatggtggtggtgtgttagtgtccactcactgtccattctattagacactcctacctagttggtccaccttgtagatgtaaagtcagagacgatcgctcatctgttgctgctgttcgagtcggtcatcttctagaccttcatcagtggtcacagggcgctgctggctggatgtttttggttggtggactattctgagtccagcagtgacactgaggtgctgctgtgtcttatccactcataccagcccaacacacactaacacaccagcatcgtgtcagtgtcactgcagtgctgagaatgatccaccacctaaataataccaaatggactacagtcagtaattgtagaactacaaagtgcttctatatggtaaggaggttgttttaatgttatggctgatcagaagACTGAATGGCAGCCAATTCAACCAGATGTTACCCCAGATTAGAGATCATATGGGCAATTAATTGGCCATTAATTaattacccacacacacacacacacacactgcacatgtTCCATCGCTAATACTAAGCTGACCAGAGTGTTAGTGAGGTTTAATCATGCCAGATTTATTCAGAATATGTCAGACATAAAGGTGGAGTTTAAATGccagtgtcacagtactgtgagacACTCATGACGTGTCAAAGTTAATAATTTAGCTATAAATGCAAATTCTAAGACTTGCAATTAGTTTCCTTATCTTGCCGAAGTTGCATTGTCCCGTAGGACAAAGTATTTCGTGATAAATCCGTTAAATCCCCAGGTTTTCCGCAAACAACCAGCCATATTAGCCCCTAATCCATGTAAACATAAGCCGCTTTTCATTCTACCGCTCGCTAATGCGCTGCGTTAATTGTACAGAGATTATTCACTCCCTCCCCATCTGTCCCGTCTTTGTCTCTTTCCCGTCCCAGATGCCCTTCGGGTCACATGGTCAAGGCCAACGCCACCGGCAAGTTCTGCGTGTACACCATGTGCGCCAGCCGGCCGTGCCACCGGGGTACCTGCGTGGCCCAGTCGCCCTCCAAATTCACCTGCCAGTGCCCGGAGGGGTACAGAGGACGCCACTGCGAGGTCACGCTGGCGGTCTATCAGGAAGACGTGGGCCTCAGCTTCAGATCGCTGTTCGCTATATGCATCTGCTTCATGGCTCTGCTGGGTAagtgtgtatattttgtataCCTGTGTTCATGTGTTCCGAAGCCTTTTGTGGGTCCGTCAGTATGGGAGAGACTgtccataaataaatgtaaacgttTACGAGCATGTAAAACAAGTCAAAGATTTAATCCTAGAGTAGCGCAGATCTGTAGCAAGATACAAGACCGTCTCAAAGGCAGGACGTCAATACAGGGAAGTCACGGCCATACTACCTACGTCAGGTCCAACTTTGAAAATGCCAGTAATCAAATGCCATCGGGCACCTATTAGAATGCTCGAGTCTGTTGATGTGAATGAAGGTGATGTTCATTGATCAGCTATAAGACATCGCTTGAAAGATTCTCCATTAAAGGGTCACTTCTGTTTCAATTTAACgtggtcagtttgtcttccgctgctgggggatccctgattgcggtcgaggtgggtatactgctgctcgcgcctcctccgacccgcgcgcagcccccAGCGGTaccccttttcacccatgcattctgcacaggcacctcccTATCCCACCACCTAACcctacccacatagtccggtcatcccgccctagcagagccgcgtctgctgcaggcactgccaagtaTGCCCGGTAGacggcgcccagtcgaccgggggcaacgccgagtttcaaaccaaggagttcagaatctcccgctgcaccacctgggtgctttGGTCACCTCTGTTTAGTGGCATTAGGAACTGCTGGACTGGCAAAATATGAAGAATGTGTTAGTATTTATCCAGTTCGATTTTTATAGCTGGTGGTTTAACCTGATACCCAactcactttttaaaaaaggtccaatgaaataaatgtaatttagctGGAACGCTCGTGTGACTGCACCCCAAATAAAGTTTCATTAATGAATCTCTTTATAGACGACTCTCCTTCACCCCGGGCGTTTCGTCGTCACAGGTCCGTGTGAACGTTCGGCCGGCGGAGCGGTATCACCCGAAAAGCAGCCTGATGAAATTAGAATTTGCCGTCTCACAGATCAGACTCGCGCTATCGTTGCAATGACCTTAATCGTTTACTGCCGCCAAAGCCGTTAGAAGTGTTAATTACTTGATTTGTAGGCTCGCGATGTGCTGTTTACCAAAGGCGGGCTGGAAACCCAGATCGATGCGTCGTGTTCCGGACAGAATTTCAATAACCTCGGTGTATACGTTAGAAGATTAGATAAAATAGACTTTGttgtcattgtagttatacTAGGAGACTTTGTTCGGTAGCTCTCGGTGAGATCAGCAgcaataatgaaataaacataggataaaatattcaaatatattagaaaaaagtacattaaaaccacctccctgtttctacactcactgtccattttatcagctccacttaccatatagaagcactttgtagttctacaattactgactgtagtccatctgtttctctacatactttttagccttctttcaccctgttcttcaatggtcaggacccccacaggaccaccacagagcaggtattatttaggtggtggatcattcttagcactgcagtgacacggatatggtggtggtgtgttagtgtgtgttgtgctggtatgagtggataagacaccgtggatatttttggttggtggactattctcagtccagcagtgacagtgaggtgtttaaaaactctgctgctgtgtctgatccactcataccagcacgacacacactaacacaccaccaccatgtcagtgtcagagcagtgctgagaatgatccaccacctaaataatacctgctctgtggtggtcctgtgggggtcctgactcggtacagcacaaaataagctaaaattacTAAGCTAAGAAATATGAGAAATGagtatttatattatacttaATATTATTGCACTATTGTACATAGTATATAAAGTGATCTGTGCTTTAATAGCAGCTTGGGGAGGGCAGGGTTCAAGACAGTTTGGTTTGCTGTCTCAGTAgctatgggtgtgtgtctgggTGGGGGGTGGAGGTGTAATTGAGGCTACAGCTCTGGATAAAAAGTCTGTTTGTTCGAGTCTTAATTGTCCGATGGGAGGGGGACAAACAGTCTGTGACCTGGGTGAGTTAAGTCCTTGATGATGTTCCTAGCCCTCTTATGCAGGCGGCTAGTATACACTGTGTCCATGTCAGATACTTTGGGAGCTCGGTACCCACAATCCT contains:
- the LOC134307543 gene encoding putative neural-cadherin 2, which produces VYDLGSPADSFGSAPGCSMTDRSCVNMGFPSCGTRGRCHGEWGSFSCQCIAGYSGHQCEQELPEYSFDGRSHVHYQFSGPLPARHTQVQVLIRTRKHSSAILSLLSAAQNEYIRLEIFQGLLAVFYNLGDGDFNLTMLSHRLDNGEWHEVHLERHDNEVTLRVDGGGGRREITGAPGHSREIVVDPSLVMLGNAFPSGHNKSFQGCMRDLRLNNRPMPLDSQPKDGVLVLSSVGVTLGCSSDSCRRNQCSPPFTCVDLWRIHECRCPSGHMVKANATGKFCVYTMCASRPCHRGTCVAQSPSKFTCQCPEGYRGRHCEVTLAVYQEDVGLSFRSLFAICICFMALLAFCGRLSFTPGVSSSQVRVNVRPAERYHPKSSLMKLEFAVSQIRLALSLQ